The Thermocrinis ruber genomic sequence CAATCACAGAGCTTTTGCTCTTTGAGAGTGCAAGGTCTAGCTTAGTGTGGGAGAAAATATTCCCAGACCTGACCAGTGGAAAGATTGTAATAGTAGATCGGTTTATAGACTCTACGACCGCTTACCAGGGCTACGGAAGGGAGATAAACTTAGGAACTGTTAGCATTTTAAATCACATAGCCACAAGGGGAAGAAAACCAGACCTTACCTTTATACTTAACCTACCCTTGGAGTTGGCCCTGCATAGGTTGAAAGAACAAAAGACCAAGTTTGAAGAGCCGAACTACCTAAAGAGGGTCAGGGACGGATACCTTCAGATTTTCTATTCTGAAAAGGAGAGGGACATAAGGTTGATAGATGCCAGCAGGTCAGAGGAGGAGGTTTTTGAGGAAATAAAAACCATAACCTTGGGAAAGCTTAAGGTATTGTAAAATAAAAAGCTAAACCATGCGGGTGGTTATGGTTGCCAGTGAAAGCGCTCCATATTTGAAGACGGGAGGGTTGGGAGATGTGATCCACTCCCTTTCCAAAGCCCTTACAAAGCTTGGGCATACAGTTTATGTAATAATGCCAAAGTACGCCAAGCTAAAAAGGAGCGTAGAGAGAAAGGTAAAGGAGGGGATGAAAATATACATTGACCATCAGTGGAGAGAGTTTGACCTTTATGAAGACATTCTGGACCATGTTAGATATTTTTTCATAGACTACAAACCCTACTACGGAAGGGAATATGTCTACGCACCACCAAAGGGGGATTACTACGACAATGCCCTGAGGTTTGGCTTTTTGTCTATGGCAAGTCTTCAGGTTATAAGGGAGTTGGAACTAAAGCCGGAGGTTA encodes the following:
- the tmk gene encoding dTMP kinase — protein: MKGFLISFEGIDGSGKSTQARKLYEFLKEEGYEVSLYRDPGSTPLAEQIRELIINYAMDPITELLLFESARSSLVWEKIFPDLTSGKIVIVDRFIDSTTAYQGYGREINLGTVSILNHIATRGRKPDLTFILNLPLELALHRLKEQKTKFEEPNYLKRVRDGYLQIFYSEKERDIRLIDASRSEEEVFEEIKTITLGKLKVL